In the Populus nigra chromosome 2, ddPopNigr1.1, whole genome shotgun sequence genome, AGCAAGTACGAAAAATAAAGCAGCCATACCTACCACAGGCTCGTCTTTCTCCATCTTCTCCATGGCTACCACAAGAAACCGATTCCCAACGCCCACCTACTAGTCTCCCATTACTGATGGTTGTACTACAGCTTCTAAATCACCACATATCTCAAGTCAAGATCTCTctcccctttaatttttttttaaaaacaaaaggtctCTCCTTTACATCCCacaaccaagaaaaacagcagAAACCCGCAGAAAGATACTGCTgcatcataaatatttttattctaagcAGTTGATACAGTCTACTTCACCATCGAAATGTTGCAAGTTGAGTCAGTAAAAGTAAATCAAGCATCTCAGATAATAGCGAATCGAGTCGGCAGAAGTAAATCAAGCATCCCAGATAGTTCACATACTTAAGTATAAATTTAAAACGGATTTTGGCATTCGACAGCACAGTCACACCTGCTTCACCATTCAAGCGCTGAATCAAGATTAGTACAAGCAAGGATCTCAGATATTTCAAATATTacaactataaattaaaaacagatTCTGGAACTCGACAGCACAGCTGCACAGGGAATGTTACACTCCAATGGAAATCAAGTTTAACCATATGGTGTAACATATGATAgttttcaaaagtttttatataaaccAACAACATACACAAGCTGAATATTTCCCTGCTTTCTAAACTGGATGAGATGTTATTTTAAACACCACCGACCACCACCTCCTCTCTAGATCTCCACTCTTTCTAAACCCAAGTCTAGAACAACCTTCACAGGCATTTAAAAGAAGGGAAATTTGCACCAGATGATTACTGCCTTACATATTCTTCTTGCCATCAGATGGTGACGAAGTTTGGTCTATTGAATCCAACTGGTTCCGCAGGCTTTGATTATCCTCAAGCAAGTGATCGTACTGTAGAAGTGACCCTTCAGATTGTTTTCTGAGAGCCTCTGCCTTGGCTTCCGCAGCCTCTGCCTCCTTTACTTTAGCCTCATATTCAGATTCTAGCCTTTTGACCTTACTCCTCAAAGTCTCAACCTCTTCTCCCAGACCTTTGCCCTCTCCATTTTTTCCATCTTCAAAACTTCGGTTTTGTTTCTTAGCAGCCTCCATTGCCTTCCTGAGTAAACGAAGTTCTCTAATGTAATGGTGTAACCTGTCTATCATCAATGCGAGGAATAGCAAGAAGCCTGCATGGAAATAACAATCATgtcaaaatcaaattctaacCTTTAACAATAATACCAGTCTGCACTTACTGAGAATCAGGCAAGCCAGCACTAAGGTTCTGAGCTTTATTAAGAGACCGGATCGGTTAAATATCACACCATTCCAACAAGATATAAGATTGTGGAAATAGCTTGCTATTGCACAGAACTCACAAGCAAATACTAACTCACACATGTACCATTTTCAGGACAAGCGAAATATCACACCATCCCAATAACATCTAAGATTGTAGAATAACTTGCCATTAAACTCACAAATTTACACTTTTTGGCGACTTGCatatattatcaagaaacaTATTCTCTCTTCCAACAAAACTAACCTTCTTCTAGACTGTAACGAAGAGTGCAGTTACAACATTTACGCCACCTAATCAAAATAGAACCCACCACAACTGACTTTGCACATAAGTAGCTTGTAGTTGGCTTTGTCTAATTGCGGCCAAACTGAATTCCTACCGACACTGTAACACCTGATCCCAATGCCCAAAATACTGCAATGGATGATAAGGAAAGAGATAGTTGCTTCTCTGTTATCCAAACTCAATCTCATCacaataacaaagtaaaattacTCAAGACTCTCTCATTCAATTGCTTCccaaaaaaatcaccaaaaaaaaaacccaaaatcctcactccaaaaaaaaagaaaatcttagtTTAGGTAAACTTGCATAGAGTACAAAATAACATTATCTTAGCACCCCATTTTACCAGAAATCAAATAgccctctttcttttcttcctttccaAGAAgtgaataagaagaaaaaaaaagacacgatacaagcaaatcaaagaaaaggaaagaagaaaggaagaatACCCAGAAGAGAGGCTTGGAGCAATTGCATGGCCATGAGAACCTCCTCAGTTGGATTAAGAGCGCCGGCTTCCATCTTACGGTTCTGCATATTCCCAATAGAGTAAACATTAGACAAGAGAAGAACTACGATTGTCCCAGCAACAGTCTTGACGACGACGGGTCCCCTCCCTCGCTTGACTCGATCCAAACCCATGATCACGAACTTTCTTAACGGATTTCTGAATATCAGAGTTAAAATCACTCCCATCTCGGAAAAAATTGCGATGTACAACGGCTGAATCATCTTTCCCTGTCTTGCTCTGCTCCAGTCCACTGGGCTAGCAAAGAGTTTTAGCTGagtcagagagagagagtgaaggGGAAATGGTTGTTTTGAGTTTGCCCTTTTTTCTATCTTTGGGGGTCTTCTACGATGTGCTACTTTCTGCCTGCCAACTGCTGCCTTCTATTGAcgtgtttgattttgtatttcaaaagatatttttaaaaaaaattaatttttttttaaattaatatatttatatttctaaattggtttgatgtaaataaattttaaaaataaaaaaaaattaatatattttttcagaatttaataaattaaattaggttaTGCCCATCCATGCTCAAAAATCCAAATTCATTAATTTGGATCTTATGAGCTTAATCCATTAATTAATCCTGTGATTTTGTTAATAAGTTTTTGGTCAGATCCACCGTAAATTCTAATTATTTCAAGTGTAGttaaaaagattaatatttttattttattttttatttttgatatacttcggtttttattaaaaaaaataatcaaatcgatttaaaaaaaccaaaaccggttcaaaccgaccagttttggttcgatttatttttttgaacaaaaaccagttcaaaccggtttgacttgattttttccggtttggctcggtttggctctttttttctggtttttttcaatttcggtttgtttttttcaatttcaatcttataaaaccgaaacaaaaccggttggtttttttaaaattttaatcggttttttttcacggttcggttttttcggttattttttttctagtttaatcggttttttagttttttttctcactcctatttcttttttcaagaaaaaatggtTACCAATCAAGTTTGTAGTTTTTCcccttttaatttatgttgtttaggcattaaatttattgatttcagCAATATTAACCTATTTCTATGTCTaacacaatttttaaaaaaaataaccagttTTTTAATGAGTTTCTAAAGACTCTCTTGCTTGAaaccttatttatttaattttatcaaaaagtaaaattgttcgaattttaaagttaaatttgGGTACCATGATGAAATTAGTTTTGGTAGTCTCGAAGGAAGGCATGGTGTGCTCTTTATACGATCTATAGCGTGATTTAATGCATATTTAAACTGAAAATGTTGGGTGTTCATACTCCATATGGAAAAAAGGGAGCACcatataaatcaagaaaaaaaaaaaagtgtgtgaTTGTGTTcagctaaaaagaaagaaaagagacgTTGGATGTATTTTTAGGGTTTGTGGccacaaaaaaccaaaatacaagagggagaaaaaatcatgtgaaaaaaataaaaaaaaaaaggcaacttGAACAATCTTCATTTAAGTTTtgataaacaattaatttatcattagaTGAAGCTAAAAATTTTATAACAAATTATTAACACATATATtctcattttatataatttgattgaaGATTAGAGATATTTGAATCAATTTATTCATCACAAAAacgtgattttttattttaagattcttttctattctttctcttTAGTGATTATGTATTCcaataatatgttattattgatGATGCATGTTGTGTCTTTTAGTCTAAACTAAGAAATAACACTTATGTacctattattgttattaatattagtttttagATAAATTACGGTCGTGTAATTTTTTTCCACGTCAGGTTTTTCCATGTAAAATATCGATGTTGAGCTATTGTGATTTTTCACATGGTTTGTTAATTAGAAAAGattatatttgattgttttggtgttttttatgCTTTCTTACTCCCAACAAGTGGtatcaaaactttaaattaatttgagtttgtTATCTTATGTAATTGATGGAGACTAATAAAAATAGATCGATTAATTTAAatggttttaattattatatatgaaagGTGAAAATGAAAGACCTTTTATAAGGCTATCAATGAATCGATATTTTTTTCTCAGTAAATCTAAAGGTAAAACTATATGCATCTTAATCCTTCTTAGATTTACATGTGTAAAATATGCAATCAATACTAtctatatattcattttagtaaacaatattttttgaaaacaaaactaatttacTTTGCTAAATAATATTCCATTTGAATATCAATTTTAAGAAggcattacaaaaaaaacttagattatATTTTCTAGTCAGGCCAAGATTatacaatgataataatataataaaaacgaAAGGTATTAGCTGTTaagtttgatttgaaatttgaagttaagtttcattttaaattattttttaaattaattcatataaatttgGATGACCTTTACCCTTACaagttaatattataaaaaaaagctaaatggCAGGGTTTTTCACTTTAGCTCTAGATACAAATTAGTGAAATTTACATGAGTATGGTTTCTAATTAAAAAGATCATGGGGTGTTTTAGTATTTTCCTGTTgtcttttttactttatttttttgaaaagttgttGGCGCGTGTTCCACACGTCATAGCAAGTGGATGGCGCCCGCGCTATTAAAGAGGTACATGAGACGCTTCCTAACGGACAAATATGGCCACTCGTTGTCTAGATAAATGCGTAGACGTGCCATCTTTCATATGGTGTGACGTTTGTAGATAGATCATCATGGTTGAATTGTCGCTGATAAtcgattgtttgtgtttttttctctttcctgaCAATTAAAGTGCATAATTATTCTCTGTTTCTTTATTGTTTGCTTGGGTTTGGCAATTATGCTTGGTGTCAGACCCAGACGCGGGCTGATAGCCATGTTTGGTGCTAGACCTAGGCACGAGTTTGCCAACGTTTCAAAACCAAGCACGGGATTAGCATGGCCCCAGATCCAAAGTTTTAGGGTTTGGTATGGTTGTTAGATCCAGACCCGGGTCTGTCAAGGTTACTAAATCCAGACACGGGTCTGATATGACCCTAAACTCAAGTTTTAGATCTGACATGAACACCAGACCTAAAATTCTTGCATTTAGCATCACTGCAAAacctaaaacaattaaatataaaaagcttaacatattttatatactttttatattttttaatattttttaattaactcattACCAGAAGAGGTGACCAATATACTAGTATAACtctaaagaaaactaaaaaaaaataaaaaataaaaaataaaggagttCTAGCCGACACCCACGCTAATCGAGGTGCTCCTATCACAAAATTGATGACTCAcctctcttcttttatttatgctatattttaatattcaagTAAGAGCCAGTGCCGGTGGCTTCCAAAACATTCGATTCGATTAGGCTATAACTGTCCTTAACAGTACCAAAATGCCCTCGTTTATTTGATGGTTGCTATTGAAAGACAAATTTTCATTTGGAAACCGGTGtttcatgagattttttttttaatttattatttttaattattttaatatattaatattaaaaattatttttaaaaataaaaaatactttacaaaaGAATCTctacaatatttttaaacaccGGGTCtatagttaaaatattattttaattttttttagtatttttaattgttttaatattaaaaataaattttaaaaataaaaaatatatatattattttaatgtatttaaaaaatatatattttaaaatacaaatttaaaaccTCTTTCCGTTTCTTCACTTCACTGAGTTCACTCCTTtaattcttcttctcctcctctctcCCAGCAGCTTCTATATAGTATTTCTGCTCTAATTGCTTAATTTGTGTCTGTCTCTAATCCTATCACAAGGTAAcgcttaaaaaacaaaattaaaatcattcatgATTCTGCTGATTACTTATATTTAGctgatttctttaattttcatagAGAAAGATAAAAGTGATTGGTTTGAGGCGTCGTTGTTGAAATGATCTGGGGAATTATTCGACGCAAACTCGCTTCGGTATTTATTAATTACtgcactatttttttaaaattctttaattttattttaaactaatCTCCTCAGTGTAAACAGTCTCAGTCAGTCTCGCGAATTAAGCATCCGGCGATAAGGCCGAGAGGTTACGGCCAAAACGAGGTACCTCTGCCTGCCTTTCTTTGAATAATCAATCCTCATTTTCCAATTACAAGTGAATTTGGGACATTGTTGGGTAAGAAATGTGGAGATTTAGTAATTTACATACGTACGTAAGTAATGAAGTAGAAGAATCTATCTGTGCAGCTTCTGAGCAATGGTAAGGGGTGTCGGCGTGCCGTCGGCAGCCTTAGTTATTGCACTACCTTAGGTAatattgttcttattattatttttaacttgctTCTATTCTTTGCTTGatattttacaagtttttataACTTCACCTAAGCCCCTTtatttccttatattttttcttttagggaGCCAATGTTGTCGTGCATATTCGAATAAGCAGAGGAGGTTAGTGAGCTGACTGACTCTTTTATATCTGTGCTATTCCTGTTGGTATATTGGTTATATTTGGTTTCAGTTCTGAATTAATACAGGGAAATTACTGCAATGCTTCGACCAGAATA is a window encoding:
- the LOC133682760 gene encoding uncharacterized protein LOC133682760, with the protein product MIQPLYIAIFSEMGVILTLIFRNPLRKFVIMGLDRVKRGRGPVVVKTVAGTIVVLLLSNVYSIGNMQNRKMEAGALNPTEEVLMAMQLLQASLLGFLLFLALMIDRLHHYIRELRLLRKAMEAAKKQNRSFEDGKNGEGKGLGEEVETLRSKVKRLESEYEAKVKEAEAAEAKAEALRKQSEGSLLQYDHLLEDNQSLRNQLDSIDQTSSPSDGKKNM